The following DNA comes from Hypomesus transpacificus isolate Combined female chromosome 5, fHypTra1, whole genome shotgun sequence.
CTGAAACACGTTGCGTCGTCTGTCATTAACATACTGGAATATTGTTATGCCTTTATCCAAATGGTCAATATAGTAGCAATTAACTCTGCATTGTTTTCTCAGAAATTTGAAAAGAAGTATAAAGCCGAGCTGGCCAAAGCGGATGTGACCAAAGATACAAAGTTCGAATATGCATGGTGTCTGATTCGGAGCAAGTCCTCCAACGACATCAAGAAGGGCATAGTTCTTCTAGACGGTAAACCGAAGTCCTAACAAACGCTATCACCGTAGCGTTATGTGATAAGTGTACACTGTAGCCTACGCGCTATCACCGTATATGATAAGTGCCTCCGTGTCCTTGTATGACAGTATCTATCTGGGTTCTGTTTATCGTTGCAAGTTGTCTACATAGCGAGAGGAACCCAGAGAATAAGAACATTTTAAGACAGATGAAAGATAAACATACGTTAATCACAGCCTATTTGTACAGAGCTGATACACAAAGGAACTAAGGATGACCAGAGGGACTACTTGTTTTACCTGGCAATTGGAAACTACAAACTAAAGGTAATGGGAAGGTATCTCCATGTGTTTTGTGTCTTCATATGATGCCATAATGTGTCTATTATAAGTGAAGGGACTACAATTCTATATTTGAATGGCGTCTTTCAGGAATATGAGAGAGGACTGAAATGCATCCGGATTCTACTGAAGAGTGAACCAGGAAACACTCAAGCTTTGGATCTGGAGACTCTCATTAAGAAGGCGATGAGGAAAGGTGAGCTGAGCATGGGGCTGTGGCTTTAATAACACAATATCATCCCTACTTGCCATATTGTGCCTCTTTTTTACTATAATGTTGCCGGGGGCAGCTTTTTGTGTTTCTTGTATCTTGACGCAAGCTAAAGTCTTCCTTCTGCGTCGGAACAGTCAAACTAAGACTTCTGCCTTATCAGCAATAGCTTATTTGATGCCATGGGGACACCAAGCTTGTTTCAGCCTAGTGTCGCCAGTTGTCATGTCTTGTCCAGCAGATATATCAATATAGTATTGTACATAAATCTCAAAGTGAGCACAATTCATGATGTCCaatttgatgatgatgatgatggatggtaaatagttttgtttgtttaccaGATGGTTTGGTTGGCATGGCCATTGTCGGAGGAATTGGCCTTGGTGTTGCTGGATTGGCTGGTCTCGTTGGTCTGGTTGTGTCGAAGAAGATCTGAGAGATGGATCAAAGGGCTGCCCCATTCTGCCGCCGGCCGTCTACGAAGTCCATATTCAAATGAATACACAATAACAAGTAACTAAaacttttgtgtttttattctTTTCTTTCATGGTTATCCTTCACATAAAACGAACCAGAAGTGCGATTACCCTGTATAGAGGGCACAAGTGAAAAGTAGTGATACGTGCTAAAAGTTTTGCCAGGCTTTTGCTTCAGCCAACATTGTATCATGTGTAGCATTCTGCCATGAGCTGCTAAGTTACTCACTGTCCTCACGTTTTCATTTTCtgttttgggaggggggggggggggggggagtgtgtgttgcCATATTCACAAAATGATTTACGTCAATGGACTCCCACCCTCCTGTAGAGCTATCTTACTGATAATCCCTCCAACACTACAACATTGTGCTCAActgattataatttttttatttttgacgTGTTTAAATCAGGGTGGTTAAAATTTGGGTTGGATCAAAAACCTACAGAGTTTCTGTAGCGTGCCCAGGGCTGGGACACTTCTGATGATGGACAGTATCCCAACCAAGAGGTTTGATCTTTGCTTTGATCAACCATTACACCATTCTGTTGCACACTTAAGACTTACATCACCTATAATAAGGCCCATTGTGTATATAAGTTTCACTGTGAGGATTAAAGTTGATAGGGAAAGAATTTAGACTAAATATTGGAACGTAAAGAGTCTAATAGCACAGGTGTTCTACTCTACTGAATTGGGAGTTtatattttacagttttattttAAGTTATTTTCTGAGGGGGAAACCTTTCAAAATGATATTTACAACTCCAGAATGAGTACACACTAAATGGAACCATTTCGACAgtgttaaaaaaatattataggatactgtatatacatagcCTATGTATAAAATGTGTTACTGTTTTGAGTTTAAAATGAAACAATAATGGTCACTAAGTTATTTCATGTTTTATATTGTTTGCATATTTTTTTTGTGATGCAATCTCCCTGGTTTATGCTGCCAAACCAAGTTTGAATATTATAAATAagtaatatataaataaaatgtaatctcCTTGTAATAAAGAAACTGTAGCAGTACTCATCAATCACAAACATCAAATCTATTTGGTATTTAATTTTTCCTCCATCATTACTGAAGTAGATTTTCCAAATCAATTTTACTCTGACTAGCAGAACTGATTGAGTACACCAAGTTTGAGCCAACAATTCAATCGAAACTCACACTGAATACACATCAAATACTCAGGATTGTGCAAATAATCTTTAACACTGTTGACTTATATTGAGGGCAAACACTTACATAAAACGACACACTGTGTGTTTATATAACACATACTGGTCAACTAAACCAATAAAAGTAGTGCTAAGATAATTCAGTGATGAATTAATCTGGTGTTACTATTCTATCTTCTAATGGAAGATAAtatttatgaaaaaaaaaaaatgtctttcATTGACAGTCAATTGACTTCAAGATTTGTATGGTCCATAAAAACTGCATAAAGATCTGGAAGCTTCCTGCCTTACGTGATGTTGACATTGATGACATTTTGAATGGTTATGCTGTTCTTGAAGACTGCATTATAAAGAACGTAGTTTAAGATTTTTAATAGTGGTTTTAAATGATGTGATGTGTTTTATCCTCCAACCCAATAAGGAAAGTAATTCTCCTAAAAGGAAAACATTGAGTGAACATAAGGTGGTACCGTGGTAACAAGTTCATGTACATGAAGAAAAGTCTGGAACGTTAAAAGAACAACATCTTGATTATAAGCCTGGTGCTGGCTGCTGTGGGTCTGCTAAGGATGTGGCTGAATGTGTGGTATCATGTGACCTGGCATCTGCTCAATGGAGACAGTGTATTGGCAGGCAGCTCACAAACTCGGGCCTTTAAAAGACCTCCAGCACAACAGGATACCGCCTGTCACAAGAAGACAAATGCTGTCCAAGGCTGATACACACTACTATTCTTGTTCTACAAGACTTTTGTTTAATGATTGAGCTTGAACTAAGGTTGCCTTAGTTTGAATATTAAGTCCTGGACTGAAGACACTTGACTAATTAAGAGTTGTTAAAGTGTTAAAGTACATCTTTATTAATTTAGTCAAGACATCAGAGAAATTTAAAGGATGAATTAAACTATAGTTACAGCCAATGAGATGGTACAAATGTGGGTAAACAATATGAGGTGGTGGGTTCAAAGCCAATTGAAATGCCGTTGATTGAAGTTTATCAAACAAAACATTAACAGAAAAAAGCGATAAGACAAATGATTTATGCACTGTGTTTTATtgtactgtgtactgtatcACCCACCATAACTCAGGTATACAGGTCTGGTACATCTGAAAAGTAGCCCATAGTCACATCACCTCCGTATATAAAAACGGGTACATTAGGTTTCCCAACAGATGTCCACAGCCGAATCAGAATGAATTGACATTACATTTTAAGCTCCGTACTAGTGAAGTATTGGCCTGCATCTCCCCCTTGATGTGGCTGACCTGTGATATATGCAAGCTGTACTGTACCTTCAAACACTGCCTGCTCTTTGGTCAATGTATTACTCATGTTCAAAACCCCGCACAATGACAGATCCATTTCTAAACATCACAACCCATTCCCACTTAGACAAACATCTTATGTTCATGAAAGAGCAGGTGTTGGAACAAATTCTTTGTCACCCTTCACATTTGTTTGATGCTAAATCGCTGCAAATCCTGTAGGCCTATGAATCATCAATTTCCTGATCTACGTTTCAAATGTGTACTCTGCAATAATGCTCTGCATTTACTTTTATTCTTTGATTTAGTTCCTCCATAGACCTGCACCAAAAGCACAAACTAGATAAGTAAAACAAGACAACATCGAGAGCGGATAGTTTTTCTGATGTCTTAGTGTTTCCACAGGGGCAGTCACGTCGCCGTCAAAATTTGTCACCTCTGACTTGTGAAAGCGACCACTACCTACATTAACACTACTTTACCCATATTTTACGCCATCAAAAAGCTAATCTCTTCTTTTTGGGGTTAAACTTTTTTGGGGTTAACCAAATTCATCTCAAATACACAAGAATATATTGTATCCTTTAAGTCTTCATTGGACACAAAACTTAACCTGATGTCGCCAAATGGTTGGTTACACAGCCCCATTTGGGAAGTGGTCCATTGAAAATGATTGCAAATGAGAGGGGAAAATACACTTTGCAGGTGATTGGATAAACCATCTACTGTCTCTTACAGGTCGTGATTTTCGCAAATCCAGCTGAGTTGCAATGAAACACAACACTTTAAATAAATCAACTTTTTATACAAAACTATCCTGAGGTCTGTCATTGTCTGCCTCTTATCCTACTGTTTGAGATTAAATAAGCAATATTGTGGATGATGATTGTTGTAAGACTATAAAGTAGCCTAGGCAATTTGAATTGCAGAAAGGGATAGACCATTTGTGTGATCAGTTCTGTTCGATGACAGTACAACCAGGGccaattctaggatcagacctttagggaggcttagcccccaatgagaatgtgacttgtgttcttaatCTGCGCCATGAAATTAACTACCTAGGCTACTTCTTCTCCTTTGGTTTTACTGGCAGACTAAAGGTGTATGAGACACTTGATATTAAACCTGTTTAAAGCCCCTTGAACCTGTAATTGTTTGTCATCTGCCACTAACAGACATGTTTGCAAACTCTTAAATTAGagcacaaaaacttaattaagaACATAATAATTCAagatttcttatttttttttatatcaatattttaggggtgctgagattacaTTTAGGGGTGCCTAAATTTAGTCTAAAATCGCCAATGAGTACAACAATCTTTAACCAATGCTGCAATGGGGACAGTAAAGTATTGGCTAAAGAAAGATCTGTGACAATGGGATGAACGCTTCACTGTTTACCACACATTAAAGGATATATCAATTTCAGGCAAAATCATTATCAATCATTATCCTTGACTTTGATGGATTCTTAGTTTCTACACGTCTAGCCTACATCCTTGTAACCTTCGGGTCAAATCAAGGATCACACACTTTTGGGCGGGAATAGCCTAACTCTTTTTTAACATGCGGCCTAAGCAAGGTTCAAAGTCCGTTCAGCTCGTTTCAGTTAAGTTCAGATAACAAAACTTGAATAGGTTGGGCCGTAAAACAGAGGCTGAGACAGCATTTAAGAACTGGTTTCTGACACTCACTGACACCTTTCAAACTTTGTTCCGAAGAAATCTGCTCAAAATGAATCAAATCAGCGAAGTTCTGGCACTTTCATTGTGTTTTGTGGGTTGGATAATGGTGGCCATATCACTACAAGATCAGTACTGGAAAGAATCATCCACGGACGGGAGCGTAATCACAACCTCCACTATCTATGAAAATCTCTGGATGTCTTGTGCCAGCGATTCAACCGGGGTATACAACTGTTTAGACTTCCCATCTATGTTTTCTCTGCCTGGTAAGCAATTATTGTTCATAATGTCAAATTATTGAGTAAAAGACAGTAATGAAAATAATGTATTGTGATGATATTAACTATTTATTAATAACGTGCTTTAAAAAACAACATGTAGCCTAATCGTGTTTATGCTGCTGTTTGTCAATTTGAGAAACCTGCGATGGATGGCTTATCTGCTGACTATGCATTTTCTCTGCTGATAATTATCACGTTGCAGTGCTAAAGCTATATATAGCCCACTATTTTGACCAAAACCTCAGCTTATCAGGATCTGTAGTCAGCCATGTCTTTATTATGTTCCTaagaaataataatataaatgttCTTGGTGCCAAATGTCATATGCTGAAAATGCAATAGTCAGTAGCAGTAGATGGAAATTGCTTGATTTGTTCATCCAAATTGATCTGTCCTAGGTGTAGCCTAGGCGACTCTTCTGTTAGGCTTTAGTTTTGCATTAGAGGCTTTGGGGACATAATGTTTCGTTTAAATTTATCATTCACTTCTTGAGTGATAGTTATAACGTGATGTAAGCCGGTCGTTGTGATTTATGAACATAATTTCAAAGAAAAGTGATGAATAGCTAGTTAAAGTCATTTCGTTTGCATAGCCTCCTATGAACTCGTTGTCTTTCGATCAACACTTGAGCAGTCCTTGAAAATATAAGATATGGATGGCAAGCAATGTACAGAAAAAACGAAGGAGTGGCACTAAAGTTGCGTCGTGAATCATTTATTTATAAACACACCGTAGCATCCCCAAAGAATGTAGGCAACACATTTATTCCAGAGACGCGCAACTATAGTGAGCCTGCAGGAACTCCGCTGTACAGTATCGTATTTAGAGCCAACTTGTGTAGACTTGCAAATGAGACTAGGCTAACTATCAGTCATTGTTTTTAATCAAACCAACCATCAACTATTCAGGCCGGGAAGAAACGAGTGAAGAATTATGAACGGGATTGTCGAAGTTCTAGCGTCTTTTCTAGGTTTTCTGGCCTGGGTGATGGTCGGTGTTGCTCTACCAAACCGATACTGGAGAGTTTCCTCTGTGGATGGAAACGTTATCACCACATCAACCATTTATGAAAACCTGTGGATATCATGCGCCACCGACTCCACAGGGGTTAGCAACTGCCGCGACTTTCCATCTATGCTCGCTCTTTCGGGTAGGCATGGTTAGACGATAACGCATATTAAAGTTTTCGAGTTGTTGGGCTGTAGAGATATATCATAGTAACCAGGTTTATTCATGACAACTTTTTAGACGTTTGCACCTCTACATTTAGTGGGATATTTGTAAGAAATTATGTCAACAATATGTTTTCAACATACAAGTCAGGAACTTTGTTCTATACgattttattacattttcctGAGAATGCATAGGAGAATTAATTGAAACAGGACAAAGCAGTTAAGAAATGATAACCTAAGATAACATCGACCCACCAGtgaaaacttacaatgacacagcacacacccacatagcTGGCTGTTTCTCAAGGACAGGAAGAGCACACCTATCACCTTTATGTCTATATCATCTGATATTGACAGTCTACTGACCCTTTATTGGTGACACTGATTGTCTAAAACTCAAAACAGAGTCTAAATGGTAAGGACAGGCTGTCTGGCGTACAGTGGACTGACTCACTACTGTAGCATGGGTGGTTTATAGTTTATATTTGTAAGAAAATGCAGATTGAtttgtggttgtttgtgtgcaggttACATACAGGCGTCCAGGGCGTTGATGATCACCTCTATCGTGTTGGGAAGCCTGGGTATCGTGGCGGCCCTAGTGGGAATGCAATGCACcaaagcaggaggagaggactaCGTCATGAAGGGCAGAATCGCTGGTTTGGGGGGCATGCTCTTCCTCTTGCAGGGTAACACCACCTCTCAcaccatttttttttaacttggTAATTGAGACACAACATTCAATCACAAATGGACAATAACTGCCATTTTGCTTGGGAAAGCAATGCTTTAGATAGCtaatttaatgtatttttaacaaaaaacaATGATACTACAGTGCAATAATAACATCTCAAATGCTCAACTTACAGACTTTTCAAAACAAGTGTGGTTCTCAGTCATGTTCCTTATGCTCTCTACATCCTCCAGGCTTGTGCACCATGATCTCGGTTTCCTGGTATGCCTACAATATAACCCAGGAGTTCTTTGACCCCTTCTATCCAGGGACAAAGTGCGTACATTCAATACATTAAAAACTGTAAGGGAAATTTGATGTGAATTAAATGTTGGCATCAACTtaggtgtaaatgtaaagttcTCTGTCATGGGTAGTAGTAGTCCACAGACTGTGTTATAAACATGTCAAGGTTTGTACAGATTGTCCACTGATAGACTGGAGCATATCTTAACTTTGCGATGTGCTGTATACTGTTGTATATGTTGCTGTATACTGTTCTATTTGTtggccacccgcatcaacgaATCGCTAGCTTtccgttggcgtagttggtagtggtggcgcttgggaagtcagaggtggtcggtttgattcctggtCGGAGTGAACTTGAAGACCATGTCTGTTACACTAGGCTACATGTACATATGCTGCATGCATTCCTatcagccactcccctccggcagaaggctgcggttcATCAGgaccaacaccacacacaccacaaaaacaatttcttcccatccgctgctggcctcttcaacaaggccaagggcttATACGGACTTTAATCACTATGCACAATGACACCTTGCCATATTTGTTacactatttgtatttttacacaATTTGTACtgtttgtattttttaatttttatatatagtatattatGGCTatttttttaatacaattttCATAATATTCTAAATGTTTACATACTTAGCCCCATAGTATTAGTTAGACTTTctacctttagtatagttagaccacatatttaagatccctatatgttgaatgtatgcaccttcctgccaaagtaaattccttgtctgtgcaaactttcatggcaattaaaaccctttctgatgaGCAGGTATGAGATTGGAGAGGGCCTTTACATCGGCTGGTGCTCCGCCACGCTTGCCATCTGTGGAGGGTCGTGCCTGATGTGTTCATGTAAACTGGGGACCCCCGAGCAGAAACTGTGAGTATCCGCACTCCAATGTGGATGGATGGGTTTAGCTCAGATGGTTGAGCTGGTAGATAATTTTCACTgcaggtcgcaggttcaaataccCTGtgattcgctctggataaaaacgGCTGCTAAATGAACAGTATTAAGACATGTTTCCGCCGCGCGCCTACATCCGTGTTGTTCTGCGGGAGCTACAGTATGAGTATACCActtttgatttacatttacatttagtcatttagcagacgctcttatccagagcggggaatcgatccggcaaccttctgattactagcccgactccctcaccgctcagccatgacTCCCATGATGACGGTATGATGAGTGCTGATTGCTCTGTCCCCTGGTTTTCTAGGCCGTACACATACCAGCCCCCCACCAGAGGAACAGTGTTCTCAGGGCCCTCTGTCTCCCAGATGCCTAGCCAGTATGGCAGGAACGCATATGTGTGAAGAATTAGGGATGGAGTGGAGATCCCTTCCATAGATTGAGATTTGCCAAGAAAAAACATTGCAGGTGGATTCAATGAGTGGTGTTCATTTAGATCTTTTTTTTACTATTATAGTGAAGTTTTAGCTATGTGGATATGGACTACCTGCATATGAAGACCCACCTTCTATGTAGAATATGAGTTGACAACTGCCAAATGTCTTCCCTTGTGATGTCTGATGCCTCTGACATATGTTGTAGTTTATTATAAATTTGTAGGCAAAGGGTGTGTTATACCATTCACTGTTCATAACTGGGAGTATTTGAACTGCACCCTTGATTGAGGTTGGATAATGTATTTgaattataaatacatttatgatATAAACATAACATGATTGATTATGTTGCTGTTTACACTGAGGGATGTTGTTCACAAGGTTTTTCTATCCAAAATGTACATATTTCATGTTTTATAAACAGTGTGTTATTTCTTGGGTACGGTCAGTGTACGCAAGCTCACATAGGTGGGATTCATTGGTCAGTACACCCATAACAGTGCAGTTTTAACAAGGACCGACAAGCCCAGAATTTCCATGTATGTGTTGGTCTTCACTTTAATGTTGATGGATTGTACATTTAATCTACTGGTTTTATATTTGAAATGGTTTCCTGTATTTTTCTATTGACAAATAAATATTGTTTGACCACCCAATCTTGTCTCGTGTCAGTGACCTTGGAGGAGTGTAATGTTGGATATGACATTCCAATTATTTCCCACTTCATAAATAGTTTCCCAACCCTTTAGCAGCACCTAGTGGTAAACAAACATGACTGTTGTAGTCATTGATGCTCTACCACCGCCTCCTGGACTAAACCGCAACCACACTTATGGAATACGTCTTTTTCTAAGGTTGTCTTAACAGACCTCTCTCTAAGCAAAACCACTGAAACATAACTATCCAAAACTGGATAAAACCGATTTATTTGTATCCCAACTTTTGTTTTACCAATCCATAGCCTATAAAACAAGAGACACTGTCACGGGAGGATGTGAAAAAGACCCTAAGCTTATGGAGCGTCTTTGGCCAAGTTGGCCATAGCTTCCTCGTCAAATCGCAGAAAATGCCACCCTTCGTTAGCGGTCAGGTCATGAGCTCCTTTGGCAACATAGAAGTCTAGTGATGGAGTGTTCCAGTCCAGGACGGTCAGCTGCAGTCTGGCACACTGCTTCTCCTTACCCTCCTGGGAAGTAGATTCACAAGTTTCAAGTCGATGTGCTATTTGTAACATGTAAAAGGTACAGGTGGGCCTACGTTGGAATTATTCGGTCCTGATCCACTTGAAGGTTTCCTAGCGGCCTTAACTTGGGCTTTAATAAATCCAAACCTAATAGATAGGATTAGGGTTACTTATCCTTGAGTGATTCTACTGAATAATGAGTAACCTAAGAACTAAGAATAAGAAACAAATAACCTAAGCCTGCAGTAAAGTGACCGTCACAGCAGCAGTTAAATTTGGTAACAACATCAGCAGTATTTCCAAACAGACaggtgaatgggtgaatgattATCTTCACTATGAATCACCCCAACAGATAAATGATATACAGCGATGACTGACTCACATTGGACTATATAAACTTACTTTAGCCACTTTGCTCATCAAACCCTTTCCAATGCCTTTTCCTGCATATGGACAGCAGAACATgagttttgtgttttttatgaACAGTAACAGTAACAGTACCATAAACCATGACACTGGAATAATTACCTCGGAACTCAGGCATCACATACAGGTCTTCCATGAATACCGACCGTCCTTTCCACGTGCTGTATGTGTAAAAGTACAGGGCGTAGCCAACAACGGTGTGCCCTACGCGTAAATGAACAGAACATAAAAAAACGGCAGGACAACTCATTGGATATATAGGTTAATATGGGCCGCCAATAACTTCCCCTGAATATACAGATGAAGTTGACCCTTAACCTTGTCGCTGAACTGCATGTCAGCACAAGACGTATGCCTAGACAATGCAACATTTAGTTTTATGTTTGCTGTAGCCTATCCTATACAATTATATAAACTAAAATACGCATcaattaaatgtattatttaaatatagatTTTACCGTCTTTAGTCTTATCTTCTTCATGCACTTCTGCAACCAGGCACTCGAAAAACGGATTGGAAGAAAAGCCATCACGCTCCAACTCTAAAGAAAAAAGTAAACACACGGGCGATTGAGGGGGCACGAGAGGACACGCAGCGCATGTAGACCTATTCCAATTAGCCAAAAATAACAATTACCTTCATGGGAGATCTTCACCTGATCCGGCATTTTTTCATAAATTGCCAATTCCTATGTACAGCAAAAGCGAAAAGCGTAACAGCAGCAGGCGAGACAGTAAGCTATCAGGGCACTGGTGTCGGAAAAGCAACTTACCATTATCATCCTAGATATGTCCTTACAGTCATCCTGTCTTGCAGCGCGTATAGTAAAGTTCATTTTT
Coding sequences within:
- the LOC124467718 gene encoding mitochondrial fission 1 protein-like yields the protein MTQYIVTVSVNMEAVVDEVVTPEDLSKFEKKYKAELAKADVTKDTKFEYAWCLIRSKSSNDIKKGIVLLDELIHKGTKDDQRDYLFYLAIGNYKLKEYERGLKCIRILLKSEPGNTQALDLETLIKKAMRKDGLVGMAIVGGIGLGVAGLAGLVGLVVSKKI
- the LOC124467715 gene encoding claudin-15-like isoform X1, producing the protein MNQISEVLALSLCFVGWIMVAISLQDQYWKESSTDGSVITTSTIYENLWMSCASDSTGVYNCLDFPSMFSLPGFLAWVMVGVALPNRYWRVSSVDGNVITTSTIYENLWISCATDSTGVSNCRDFPSMLALSGYIQASRALMITSIVLGSLGIVAALVGMQCTKAGGEDYVMKGRIAGLGGMLFLLQGLCTMISVSWYAYNITQEFFDPFYPGTKYEIGEGLYIGWCSATLAICGGSCLMCSCKLGTPEQKLPYTYQPPTRGTVFSGPSVSQMPSQYGRNAYV
- the LOC124467715 gene encoding claudin-15-like isoform X2, with amino-acid sequence MNQISEVLALSLCFVGWIMVAISLQDQYWKESSTDGSVITTSTIYENLWMSCASDSTGVYNCLDFPSMFSLPGYIQASRALMITSIVLGSLGIVAALVGMQCTKAGGEDYVMKGRIAGLGGMLFLLQGLCTMISVSWYAYNITQEFFDPFYPGTKYEIGEGLYIGWCSATLAICGGSCLMCSCKLGTPEQKLPYTYQPPTRGTVFSGPSVSQMPSQYGRNAYV
- the LOC124467715 gene encoding claudin-15-like isoform X3 gives rise to the protein MNGIVEVLASFLGFLAWVMVGVALPNRYWRVSSVDGNVITTSTIYENLWISCATDSTGVSNCRDFPSMLALSGYIQASRALMITSIVLGSLGIVAALVGMQCTKAGGEDYVMKGRIAGLGGMLFLLQGLCTMISVSWYAYNITQEFFDPFYPGTKYEIGEGLYIGWCSATLAICGGSCLMCSCKLGTPEQKLPYTYQPPTRGTVFSGPSVSQMPSQYGRNAYV
- the sat2b gene encoding diamine acetyltransferase 2b is translated as MNFTIRAARQDDCKDISRMIMELAIYEKMPDQVKISHEELERDGFSSNPFFECLVAEVHEEDKTKDGHTVVGYALYFYTYSTWKGRSVFMEDLYVMPEFRGKGIGKGLMSKVAKEGKEKQCARLQLTVLDWNTPSLDFYVAKGAHDLTANEGWHFLRFDEEAMANLAKDAP